A part of Capsicum annuum cultivar UCD-10X-F1 chromosome 6, UCD10Xv1.1, whole genome shotgun sequence genomic DNA contains:
- the LOC107872772 gene encoding probable alkaline/neutral invertase D, with the protein MEEIGMRNVSSNCSISEIDDYDLSKLLDRPRLNIERKRSFDERSLSELSISLSRALDHYESASPGRSVLDTPVSSTRNSFEPHPMVAEAWDALRRTMVYFRGQPVGTIAAIDHASEEVLNYDQVFVRDFVPSALAFLMNGEPDIVKNFLLKTLQLQGWEKRVDRFKLGEGVMPASFKVLHDPVRKTDTIVADFGESAIGRVAPVDSGFWWIILLRAYTKSTGDMSLSETPECQKGMRLILSLCLSEGFDTFPTLLCADGCSMIDRRMGVYGYPIEIQALFFMALRSALTMLKHDTEGKEFIERIVKRLHALSYHMRSYFWLDFQQLNDIYRYKTEEYSHTAVNKFNVIPDSIPEWVFDFVPTRGGYFIGNVSPARMDFRWFALGNCIAILASLATPEQASAIMDLIEARWEELVADMPLKICYPAIENHEWRIVTGCDPKNIRWSYHNGGSWPVLLWLLTAACIKTGRPQIARRAIDLAESRLLKDSWPEYYDGKLGRYIGKQARKYQTWSIAGYLVAKMLLEDPSHLGMISLEEDKQMKPVVKRSSSWTC; encoded by the exons ATGGAAGAAATTGGAATGAGAAATGTGAGCTCAAACTGCTCCATTTCTGAAATAGATGATTATGATCTTTCGAAGCTTCTAGACAGGCCGAGGCTAAATATAGAGAGGAAGAGATCTTTTGATGAGAGGTCACTCAGTGAGTTATCCATAAGCCTATCTAGAGCTTTAGATCATTATGAAAGTGCCTCACCAGGCCGTTCAGTCTTGGACACCCCAGTTTCATCAACCCGGAACTCTTTTGAGCCCCATCCAATGGTTGCTGAAGCATGGGATGCTCTCCGCCGCACTATGGTTTATTTTCGCGGTCAACCAGTTGGCACAATTGCTGCAATTGACCATGCCTCTGAAGAAGTCCTCAATTATGATCAG GTTTTTGTTCGAGATTTTGTGCCTAGTGCTTTGGCCTTCCTGATGAATGGAGAGCCAGATATAGTCAAGAACTTCTTGTTGAAAACACTTCAGCTTCAGGGATGGGAAAAAAGAGTAGATAGATTCAAGCTGGGAGAAGGGGTTATGCCTGCTAGTTTCAAGGTTCTTCATGATCCCGTTCGTAAGACAGATACCATAGTAGCAGATTTTGGTGAGAGTGCAATTGGAAGAGTTGCTCCAGTTGACTCTGGGTTTTGGTGGATAATTCTTCTCCGTGCTTACACAAAATCTACTGGAGACATGAGTCTATCTGAAACACCAGAGTGCCAAAAGGGCATGAGACTTATATTGAGTTTGTGTTTGTCTGAAGGATTTGACACATTTCCAACGCTCCTATGTGCTGATGGATGCTCAATGATTGATCGGAGGATg GGAGTTTATGGATATCCTATTGAGATCCAAGCGCTCTTCTTCATGGCACTGCGATCTGCATTGACCATGTTGAAGCATGATACAGAAGGGAAAGAATTCATTGAGAGAATAGTGAAGCGCCTGCATGCCTTGAGTTATCATATGCGAAGTTATTTTTGGCTTGACTTTCAACAGTTAAATGACATATATCGCTATAAAACTGAAGAGTATTCTCACACTGCAGTAAATAAGTTTAATGTTATTCCTGATTCAATCCCTGAGTGGGTATTTGATTTTGTGCCTACGCGTGGAGGTTACTTTATTGGAAACGTTAGTCCTGCAAGGATGGACTTCAGGTGGTTTGCTTTGGGTAACTGTATCGCCATCTTGGCTTCCCTTGCCACTCCAGAACAAGCTTCTGCTATTATGGATCTCATAGAAGCTCGCTGGGAGGAGCTAGTAGCAGATATGCCCTTGAAAATATGCTATCCAGCAATTGAAAACCACGAATGGCGGATAGTAACTGGTTGTGATCCCAAGAATATAAGATGGAGTTACCATAACGGAGGATCCTGGCCAG TGCTTTTGTGGTTGCTAACGGCTGCCTGCATTAAAACTGGACGACCACAAATTGCAAGACGAGCAATTGATCTTGCTGAGAGCCGCTTACTCAAGGACAGCTGGCCTGAATATTATGACGGAAAGCTCGGAAGATACATTGGTAAACAAGCAAGGAAGTACCAGACATGGTCCATTGCTGGATATCTTGTAGCAAAGATGTTGCTGGAGGATCCTTCACACTTGGGAATGATCTCGTTGGAAGAGGACAAGCAAATGAAGCCTGTGGTCAAACGATCATCTTCATGGACGTGCTGA